A genomic region of Gossypium hirsutum isolate 1008001.06 chromosome D01, Gossypium_hirsutum_v2.1, whole genome shotgun sequence contains the following coding sequences:
- the LOC107905346 gene encoding kinesin-related protein 4 isoform X1 — protein METNNGLSGGMFLGIGSGMLGLEMPLHPQPQQQPQNPQSVQNPHSLHHQQQHPQVVAYAHHETQHVKQGYHPFGSKPKQISTISDEDEPGFTLDDGGSKRKASPWQRMKWTDNMVRLLIMAVYYIGDDQASSEGGNNNDPSGKKKGGGGSGGLLQKKGKWKSVSRAMMEKGFYVSPQQCEDKFNDLNKRYKRVNEILGKGTACEVVENQRLLESMDLSPKMKDEVKKLLNSKHLFFREMCAYHNSCGHVTQEVANETPPQMQQRCLHSSDNAQIGGNPVGGSTETLKLEESDDEDDDDDDDDESDGDDDDDDKETMDGHDEDQNVENSSRKRPRKGGVSPSMQQLSNEVTKVIQDGSKNSWEKKHWLKMKLMQLEEQEVSYQCEAFELEKQRLKWVKFSGKKEREMEKSKLENQRKRLENERMVLIVRQQELKLVDMSDVRQHASNKRGDLSSFTS, from the coding sequence ATGGAAACTAATAATGGTTTGTCTGGTGGGATGTTTCTAGGGATTGGTTCAGGAATGTTAGGCCTTGAAATGCCATTACACCCTCAACCCCAACAACAACCTCAAAATCCCCAAAGTGTTCAAAACCCACATAGTTTACATCATCAACAACAACACCCACAAGTGGTTGCTTATGCTCACCATGAAACACAACATGTTAAACAAGGTTACCACCCTTTTGGTTCTAAACCCAAACAAATATCCACTATTAGTGATGAAGATGAGCCTGGTTTCACTCTTGACGATGGTGGTAGTAAGAGAAAAGCTTCACCATGGCAAAGAATGAAATGGACTGATAACATGGTCAGGTTATTGATAATGGCTGTTTATTACATTGGTGATGATCAAGCTAGTTCAGAAGGTGGTAATAATAATGATCCTAGTGGTAAGAAAAAAGGTGGTGGTGGTAGTGGTGGGTTACTACAAAAGAAAGGGAAGTGGAAATCAGTGTCAAGGGCAATGATGGAGAAAGGGTTTTATGTATCACCACAACAATGTGAAGATAAGTTCAATGATTTGAATAAAAGGTATAAAAGGGTTAATGAAATCCTTGGTAAAGGGACTGCTTGTGAAGTAGTTGAAAATCAAAGGTTGCTTGAATCAATGGATTTATCACCTAAAATGAAGGATGAAGTTAAGAAATTGTTGAATTCTAAGCACTTGTTTTTTAGAGAAATGTGTGCTTATCATAATAGTTGTGGTCATGTAACACAAGAGGTGGCTAATGAGACACCACCTCAAATGCAACAAAGGTGCCTCCATTCATCGGATAATGCTCAAATCGGCGGCAATCCAGTCGGTGGTTCGACCGAGACGTTGAAGTTAGAAGAGtctgatgatgaagatgatgatgatgatgatgatgatgagtctgatggtgatgatgatgatgatgataaagaAACAATGGATGGACATGATGAAGATCAAAATGTTGAGAACTCTTCACGTAAAAGGCCTAGAAAGGGAGGTGTGTCACCATCGATGCAACAATTGAGCAATGAAGTAACGAAAGTGATACAAGATGGATCAAAGAATAGTTGGGAGAAGAAGCATTGGCTGAAGATGAAGTTAATGCAATTAGAAGAACAAGAAGTGAGTTATCAATGTGAAGCATTTGAGTTGGAGAAACAAAGGCTTAAATGGGTGAAATTTAGTGggaaaaaagaaagggaaatgGAGAAATCAAAGCTTGAAAATCAACGAAAACGGCTTGAGAATGAACGAATGGTGTTGATTGTAAGGCAACAAGAGCTTAAATTGGTGGACATGAGTGATGTTCGACAACATGCTTCTAATAAAAGGGGAGACCTATCAAGCTTCACTAGTTAA
- the LOC107905346 gene encoding ATP-dependent RNA helicase dbp4 isoform X2 → MLGLEMPLHPQPQQQPQNPQSVQNPHSLHHQQQHPQVVAYAHHETQHVKQGYHPFGSKPKQISTISDEDEPGFTLDDGGSKRKASPWQRMKWTDNMVRLLIMAVYYIGDDQASSEGGNNNDPSGKKKGGGGSGGLLQKKGKWKSVSRAMMEKGFYVSPQQCEDKFNDLNKRYKRVNEILGKGTACEVVENQRLLESMDLSPKMKDEVKKLLNSKHLFFREMCAYHNSCGHVTQEVANETPPQMQQRCLHSSDNAQIGGNPVGGSTETLKLEESDDEDDDDDDDDESDGDDDDDDKETMDGHDEDQNVENSSRKRPRKGGVSPSMQQLSNEVTKVIQDGSKNSWEKKHWLKMKLMQLEEQEVSYQCEAFELEKQRLKWVKFSGKKEREMEKSKLENQRKRLENERMVLIVRQQELKLVDMSDVRQHASNKRGDLSSFTS, encoded by the coding sequence ATGTTAGGCCTTGAAATGCCATTACACCCTCAACCCCAACAACAACCTCAAAATCCCCAAAGTGTTCAAAACCCACATAGTTTACATCATCAACAACAACACCCACAAGTGGTTGCTTATGCTCACCATGAAACACAACATGTTAAACAAGGTTACCACCCTTTTGGTTCTAAACCCAAACAAATATCCACTATTAGTGATGAAGATGAGCCTGGTTTCACTCTTGACGATGGTGGTAGTAAGAGAAAAGCTTCACCATGGCAAAGAATGAAATGGACTGATAACATGGTCAGGTTATTGATAATGGCTGTTTATTACATTGGTGATGATCAAGCTAGTTCAGAAGGTGGTAATAATAATGATCCTAGTGGTAAGAAAAAAGGTGGTGGTGGTAGTGGTGGGTTACTACAAAAGAAAGGGAAGTGGAAATCAGTGTCAAGGGCAATGATGGAGAAAGGGTTTTATGTATCACCACAACAATGTGAAGATAAGTTCAATGATTTGAATAAAAGGTATAAAAGGGTTAATGAAATCCTTGGTAAAGGGACTGCTTGTGAAGTAGTTGAAAATCAAAGGTTGCTTGAATCAATGGATTTATCACCTAAAATGAAGGATGAAGTTAAGAAATTGTTGAATTCTAAGCACTTGTTTTTTAGAGAAATGTGTGCTTATCATAATAGTTGTGGTCATGTAACACAAGAGGTGGCTAATGAGACACCACCTCAAATGCAACAAAGGTGCCTCCATTCATCGGATAATGCTCAAATCGGCGGCAATCCAGTCGGTGGTTCGACCGAGACGTTGAAGTTAGAAGAGtctgatgatgaagatgatgatgatgatgatgatgatgagtctgatggtgatgatgatgatgatgataaagaAACAATGGATGGACATGATGAAGATCAAAATGTTGAGAACTCTTCACGTAAAAGGCCTAGAAAGGGAGGTGTGTCACCATCGATGCAACAATTGAGCAATGAAGTAACGAAAGTGATACAAGATGGATCAAAGAATAGTTGGGAGAAGAAGCATTGGCTGAAGATGAAGTTAATGCAATTAGAAGAACAAGAAGTGAGTTATCAATGTGAAGCATTTGAGTTGGAGAAACAAAGGCTTAAATGGGTGAAATTTAGTGggaaaaaagaaagggaaatgGAGAAATCAAAGCTTGAAAATCAACGAAAACGGCTTGAGAATGAACGAATGGTGTTGATTGTAAGGCAACAAGAGCTTAAATTGGTGGACATGAGTGATGTTCGACAACATGCTTCTAATAAAAGGGGAGACCTATCAAGCTTCACTAGTTAA
- the LOC107905347 gene encoding pyruvate kinase 1, cytosolic — protein MHSSHLLLEEPIRMASILEPSKASFFPAMTKIVGTLGPKSRSVEVISGCLKAGMSVARFDFSWHDPEYHQETLENLKAAVKLTKKLCAVMLDTVGAEMQVVNKSENAISLEADATVVLTPDAGQEASSELLPINFDGLSKAVKKGDTIFIGQYLFTGSETTSVWLEVSEVKGDDVVCVIKNSATLAGSLFTLHGSQIHIGLPTLTDKDKEVISTWGVQNKIDFLSLSYTRHAEDVRQAREFLSKLGDLYQTQIFAKIENIEGLNHFDEILQEADGIILSRGNLGIDLPPEKVFLFQKAALYKCNMAGKPAVVTRVVDSMTDNLRPTRAEATDVANAVLDGSDAILLGAETLRGLYPVETISTVGKICSEAEKVFNQDMFFKKTVKYVGEPMTHLESIASSAVRAAIKVKASVIICFTSSGRAARLIAKYRPTMPVLSVVIPRLKTNQLKWSFSGAFEARQSLIVRGLFPMLADPRHPAESTSASNESVLKVALDHGKAAGVIKSHDRVVVCQKVGDASVVKIIELED, from the exons ATGCATTCGAGTCATCTGCTACTCGAAGAGCCAATCAGGATGGCTTCAATCCTGGAGCCATCGAAGGCT AGCTTTTTTCCGGCAATGACGAAGATAGTGGGAACTTTAGGTCCAAAATCTCGATCCGTGGAAGTTATTTCCGGCTGCCTTAAAGCCGGAATGTCTG TGGCTAGGTTTGATTTCTCGTGGCATGATCCGGAGTATCATCAGGAAACTTTAGAAAATTTGAAGGCTGCCGTTAAACTCACTAAGAAGCTTTGTGCG GTTATGTTGGATACTGTGGGTGCTGAGATGCAGGTTGTTAATAAAAGTGAGAATGCCATCTCACTTGAGGCAGATGCTACGGTTGTTTTGACACCGGATGCAGGACAGGAGGCCTCTTCAGAATTATTGCCAATCAACTTTGATGGATTGTCGAAG GCAGTGAAGAAGGGAGATACTATTTTCATCGGTCAGTACCTGTTTACTGGGAGTGAAACCACATCTGTATGGCTGGAG GTTAGTGAGGTAAAAGGAGATGATGTGGTTTGTGTGATTAAGAACTCTGCAACATTGGCTGGGTCATTGTTCACTTTGCATGGCTCTCAAATTCATATTGGTTTGCCTACCCTCACTGATAAAGACAAGGAG GTTATAAGTACTTGGGGAGTTCAAAACAAAATTGACTTCCTCTCACTATCATACACACGACATGCAGAAGATGTTCGCCAA GCTCGTGAGTTTCTTTCAAAGTTGGGTGACCTCTATCAGACTCAAATATTTGCAAAGATTGAGAACATAGAG GGATTAAACCATTTTGATGAGATTCTTCAGGAAGCAGATGGTATCATTCTTTCCCGTGGAAATTTGGGCATTGATCTCCCACCTGAGAAG GTGTTCTTATTTCAAAAAGCTGCTCTTTATAAGTGTAACATGGCTGGAAAGCCTGCAGTTGTCACTCGTGTTGTGGACAGTATGACCGACAACTTGAGGCCAACTCGTGCTGAGGCAACTGATGTTGCCAATGCTGTTCTTGATG GAAGTGATGCGATTCTTCTTGGTGCTGAGACCTTGCGTGGGTTATACCCTGTTGAAACCATTTCTACTGTTGGCAAAATTTGTTCTGAG GCAGAGAAGGTATTCAACCAGGACATGTTTTTCAAGAAGACTGTTAAATATGTTGGAGAGCCAATGACCCATTTGGAATCCATTGCTTCCTCTGCG GTACGAGCAGCAATTAAGGTGAAGGCATCAGTTATTATATGTTTCACATCATCAGGGAGAGCTGCAAG ATTGATTGCGAAGTACAGACCAACAATGCCGGTTCTCTCAGTTGTCATCCCTCGCCTTAAGACAAACCAATTGAAGTGGAGCTTCAGTGGGGCCTTTGAG GCAAGGCAGTCCCTCATCGTCAGAGGTCTTTTCCCCATGCTTGCTGATCCCCGACATCCT GCGGAGTCTACAAGTGCATCAAATGAGTCAGTTTTGAAGGTTGCACTTGACCATGGGAAGGCTGCCGGAGTTATTAAGTCACATGATCGAGTCGTTGTTTGCCAGAAGGTCGGGGATGCTTCTGTGGTGAAGATTATCGAGCTCGAAGATTAA